A genomic segment from Streptomyces sp. NBC_00237 encodes:
- a CDS encoding fumarate reductase/succinate dehydrogenase flavoprotein subunit, translating to MTQLERQEWDVVVVGAGGAGLRAAIEAREQGARTAVICKSLFGKAHTVMAEGGIAASMGNVNSGDNWQVHFRDTMRGGKFLNQWRMAELHAREAPDRVWELETWGALFDRTADGRISQRNFGGHEYPRLAHVGDRTGLELIRTLQQKIVQLQQEDFRLTGDYESRLKVFQECTVTRVLKDGERVSGTFCYERESGRFFVLEAPSVVLATGGIGKSFKVTSNSWEYTGDGHALALLAGAPLLNMEFVQFHPTGMVWPPSVKGILVTESVRGDGGVLRNSDGKRFMFDYVPDVFKEKYAESEAEGDRWYEDPDNNRRPPELLPRDEVARAINSEVKAGRGTPHGGVYLDVSTRMPAETIRRRLPSMYHQFKELADVDITAEAMEVGPTCHYVMGGIAVDSDTAATRGVPGLFAAGEVAGGMHGSNRLGGNSLSDLLVFGRRAGLYAAQHAAEHLGAARPSIDEAQIDAAAAEALRPFSAEGPEAGSDEPGRPPENPYTLHQELQQTMNDLVGIIRREGEMEQALEKLAELRVRARRAGVEGHRQFNPGWHLALDLRNMLLVSECVARAALERTESRGGHTREDFPAMDRAWRAVNLLCRPADPTGGLAATDPVRGQIELVRTTTEPIRPDLLALFEKEELVKYLAEEELYE from the coding sequence ATGACTCAGTTGGAACGGCAGGAGTGGGACGTCGTCGTGGTCGGCGCCGGCGGGGCCGGGCTCCGGGCCGCCATCGAGGCGCGCGAGCAGGGCGCGCGTACGGCGGTGATCTGCAAGTCCCTGTTCGGCAAGGCGCACACCGTGATGGCCGAGGGCGGCATCGCCGCGTCCATGGGGAACGTCAACTCCGGGGACAACTGGCAGGTGCACTTCCGGGACACCATGAGGGGCGGGAAGTTCCTCAATCAGTGGCGGATGGCGGAGCTGCATGCCAGGGAAGCGCCGGACCGGGTATGGGAGTTGGAGACCTGGGGGGCGCTCTTCGACCGCACGGCGGACGGGCGGATCTCGCAGCGGAACTTCGGCGGGCACGAATACCCACGGCTGGCCCATGTCGGCGACCGGACCGGGCTTGAGCTGATCCGGACCCTTCAGCAGAAGATCGTCCAGCTTCAGCAGGAGGACTTCCGGCTGACGGGGGACTACGAGTCCCGGCTGAAGGTGTTCCAGGAGTGCACCGTGACCCGAGTGCTCAAGGACGGGGAGCGGGTTTCCGGGACGTTCTGTTACGAGCGGGAGTCCGGGCGCTTCTTCGTGCTGGAGGCCCCCAGCGTCGTGCTCGCCACCGGTGGCATCGGCAAGTCCTTCAAGGTGACGTCCAATTCGTGGGAGTACACGGGGGACGGGCACGCGCTGGCGCTGCTCGCGGGGGCACCGCTGCTGAACATGGAGTTCGTGCAGTTCCACCCGACGGGGATGGTCTGGCCGCCGTCCGTGAAGGGGATCCTGGTCACCGAGTCCGTGCGCGGTGACGGCGGCGTGCTGCGGAACTCGGACGGCAAGCGGTTCATGTTCGACTACGTGCCGGACGTCTTCAAGGAGAAGTACGCGGAGTCGGAGGCGGAGGGGGACCGCTGGTACGAGGACCCCGACAACAACCGGCGTCCGCCCGAGCTGCTTCCTCGCGACGAGGTCGCGCGTGCCATCAACTCCGAGGTGAAGGCGGGGCGCGGCACCCCGCACGGCGGGGTGTATCTCGACGTGTCGACGCGCATGCCCGCCGAAACGATCCGGCGGCGGCTGCCGTCGATGTACCACCAGTTCAAGGAGCTGGCCGATGTCGACATCACGGCCGAGGCGATGGAGGTCGGGCCGACCTGCCACTACGTGATGGGGGGCATCGCCGTCGACTCCGACACCGCCGCCACGCGCGGCGTGCCGGGGCTCTTCGCCGCCGGCGAGGTCGCCGGTGGCATGCACGGGTCGAACCGGCTCGGCGGCAATTCGCTGTCCGACCTGCTCGTCTTCGGGCGGCGGGCCGGGCTGTACGCGGCACAGCACGCCGCCGAGCACCTGGGGGCCGCCCGGCCGTCCATCGACGAGGCCCAGATCGACGCGGCGGCGGCCGAGGCACTGCGCCCGTTCAGCGCGGAGGGTCCCGAGGCGGGGTCCGACGAGCCGGGGCGGCCGCCGGAGAATCCGTACACGCTCCACCAGGAACTCCAGCAGACCATGAACGATCTCGTCGGCATCATCCGGCGGGAGGGGGAAATGGAGCAGGCGCTGGAGAAGCTGGCCGAGCTGCGGGTGCGGGCGCGGCGGGCCGGGGTGGAGGGGCACCGGCAGTTCAACCCGGGGTGGCACCTCGCGCTCGACCTGCGGAACATGCTGCTGGTGAGCGAGTGCGTCGCGCGTGCCGCGCTGGAGCGGACCGAGAGCCGTGGCGGGCACACCCGCGAGGACTTCCCCGCCATGGACCGCGCCTGGCGGGCCGTGAACCTGCTGTGCCGTCCCGCCGATCCGACCGGGGGGCTGGCCGCCACCGACCCCGTACGGGGTCAGATCGAGCTCGTACGGACCACGACCGAGCCCATCCGTCCGGACCTGCTCGCCCTCTTCGAGAAGGAGGAGCTGGTCAAGTACCTCGCCGAAGAGGAGCTGTACGAGTGA
- a CDS encoding succinate dehydrogenase/fumarate reductase iron-sulfur subunit, translating to MTTSPSAKYVANFRVWRGNSEGGELEDFKVAVNEGEVVLDIIHRLQATQAPDLAVRWNCKAGKCGSCSAEVNGRPRLMCMTRMSTFTPSDTITVTPLRAFPVVRDLVTDVSFNYEKAREVPAFVPPEGVAAGEYRMQQVDVERSQEFRKCIECFLCQDTCHVVRDHEENKTAFAGPRFLMRVAELDMHPLDAAAESGLDRKRSAQEDHGLGFCNITKCCTEVCPEHIRITDNALIPLKERAVDRKYDPLVWLGSKIRRRPE from the coding sequence GTGACCACGAGCCCATCTGCCAAATACGTGGCCAACTTCCGTGTGTGGCGCGGGAATTCGGAAGGCGGTGAGCTGGAGGACTTCAAGGTCGCCGTGAACGAGGGCGAGGTCGTCCTCGACATCATCCACCGCCTCCAGGCCACCCAGGCGCCCGACCTCGCCGTGCGCTGGAACTGCAAGGCGGGCAAGTGCGGTTCGTGCAGTGCGGAGGTCAACGGGCGGCCCCGGCTGATGTGCATGACCCGCATGTCGACCTTCACGCCGTCCGACACGATCACCGTGACGCCGCTGCGCGCCTTCCCCGTCGTACGGGATCTGGTGACGGACGTGTCCTTCAACTACGAGAAGGCGCGGGAGGTGCCCGCCTTCGTGCCGCCGGAGGGGGTCGCGGCGGGCGAGTACCGGATGCAGCAGGTGGACGTGGAGCGGTCGCAGGAGTTCCGCAAGTGCATCGAGTGCTTCCTGTGCCAGGACACGTGCCACGTGGTGCGGGACCACGAGGAGAACAAGACCGCCTTCGCCGGGCCGCGCTTCCTGATGCGGGTCGCGGAGCTGGACATGCATCCGCTGGACGCGGCGGCGGAGAGCGGGCTGGACCGCAAGCGGAGCGCGCAGGAGGACCACGGACTCGGGTTCTGCAACATCACGAAGTGCTGCACGGAGGTGTGTCCGGAACACATCAGGATCACGGACAACGCGCTGATTCCCCTGAAGGAAAGGGCAGTTGACCGCAAGTACGATCCGCTGGTGTGGCTCGGGAGCAAGATCCGGCGGCGGCCGGAATAG
- a CDS encoding arylamine N-acetyltransferase — MWNSESLDLDAYLKKIGYEGERAPSVEALRALHRGHVLGLRWSTIDAMLHHDVPLDLESLQAKLVAGGRAGYCFEHVSLFAAVLEALGFEFFAVQGRVVMGGEKMLPTTHALVVVELDGRRWLCDVGFGASMLEPVEMVAGEAGVEVEQDGWRYRLRERDEITPGAHGWELQQPAFGPETDRDGDGWMVRHNFTLAPQYPVDFRMSNHFVSTSTHSPFSYRLYVQRVLPGTLHVLDELKWTTTHTGGELPPVTRDLEAAEVPKVLAEVFGIEQSEEEVELLVARLTANAEAARAAA; from the coding sequence ATGTGGAACAGTGAGTCGCTTGATCTGGACGCGTATCTGAAGAAGATCGGTTACGAGGGGGAGCGCGCCCCCTCGGTGGAGGCACTGCGCGCACTGCATCGCGGGCACGTGCTCGGGCTGCGGTGGAGCACGATCGACGCCATGCTCCACCACGACGTGCCGCTCGACCTGGAGTCCCTCCAGGCGAAGCTGGTGGCCGGGGGGCGGGCGGGGTACTGCTTCGAGCACGTTTCGTTGTTCGCGGCCGTGCTGGAGGCGCTCGGGTTCGAGTTCTTCGCGGTGCAGGGGCGGGTCGTGATGGGCGGCGAGAAGATGCTGCCCACGACGCACGCCCTGGTGGTCGTGGAGCTGGACGGGCGGCGGTGGCTGTGCGACGTCGGCTTCGGGGCGTCCATGCTGGAGCCGGTCGAGATGGTCGCCGGGGAGGCGGGGGTCGAGGTCGAGCAGGACGGCTGGCGGTACCGGCTGCGCGAGCGGGACGAGATCACCCCGGGGGCGCACGGGTGGGAGCTCCAGCAGCCCGCCTTCGGACCGGAGACCGACCGGGACGGCGACGGGTGGATGGTGCGGCACAACTTCACCCTCGCCCCGCAGTACCCGGTGGACTTCCGGATGTCGAACCACTTCGTCTCGACGAGTACCCACTCGCCCTTCAGCTACCGCTTGTACGTGCAGCGCGTCCTGCCCGGCACGTTGCACGTCCTGGACGAGCTGAAGTGGACGACCACGCACACCGGGGGTGAACTTCCGCCGGTCACGCGGGACTTGGAGGCCGCCGAGGTTCCGAAGGTACTGGCGGAGGTCTTCGGCATCGAGCAGAGTGAGGAGGAGGTCGAGCTGTTGGTGGCGCGGCTGACGGCCAACGCGGAGGCGGCTCGCGCGGCCGCCTGA
- a CDS encoding LacI family DNA-binding transcriptional regulator gives MYDVADKAGVSIATVSRVYRSPGSVREATRERVLEAARTLGYVPSGSARGLASRTTGVLGLCFPDHADPDVDGEGGSGPFADGDGDDDGAVVMLYSDQIIRGMERAARRHGYALLIAASLEGGPESLVAQVAGRVDGFAVLSQTVPTSDLEVIAQRLPIVMLAGPREIDQLDHIEVANADGVRELTRHLVDDHGLRRLAFVGGEASSPDAQARFRGFREACREAGLPVPSEPALRAESMTYAEGSRAAEALLDRAEAGGAAAPEAMLFANDQMAVGALHALERRGVRVPEDIAVTGFDGIPLGRVVRPSLTTVRQPMRRLGEEAVELLVRRLGDRSLEPASLMLPVSVVRRGSCGCSVAGG, from the coding sequence GTGTACGACGTCGCGGACAAGGCGGGCGTCTCGATCGCAACGGTCTCGCGGGTCTACCGCAGCCCCGGCTCCGTCCGGGAAGCCACCCGCGAGCGCGTGCTGGAGGCCGCGCGCACCCTCGGCTACGTGCCGAGCGGCAGCGCGCGCGGCCTGGCCAGCCGTACGACCGGAGTGCTCGGACTGTGCTTCCCGGACCACGCGGATCCGGATGTGGACGGGGAGGGCGGTTCGGGGCCCTTCGCGGACGGGGACGGCGACGACGACGGGGCGGTCGTCATGCTGTACTCCGACCAGATCATCCGGGGCATGGAGCGGGCCGCCCGTCGGCACGGGTACGCGTTGCTGATCGCGGCCTCGCTGGAGGGCGGGCCCGAGAGCCTCGTCGCGCAGGTGGCGGGGCGGGTGGACGGGTTCGCCGTCCTGTCGCAGACGGTGCCCACCTCGGACCTGGAAGTCATCGCGCAGCGGCTGCCGATCGTGATGCTGGCGGGGCCCCGGGAGATCGACCAGCTGGATCACATCGAGGTCGCGAACGCGGACGGGGTCAGGGAGTTGACCCGTCATCTGGTCGACGACCACGGGTTGCGGAGGCTGGCCTTCGTGGGTGGGGAGGCGTCGTCGCCGGACGCCCAGGCGCGGTTTCGGGGGTTCCGGGAGGCGTGCCGGGAGGCCGGGCTGCCGGTGCCGTCGGAGCCCGCTCTGCGGGCGGAGTCGATGACCTATGCCGAGGGGTCGCGGGCGGCGGAGGCACTGCTCGACCGGGCGGAGGCCGGCGGGGCCGCCGCTCCGGAGGCGATGCTGTTCGCCAATGACCAGATGGCGGTGGGGGCGCTGCACGCGCTGGAGCGGCGAGGGGTACGGGTGCCGGAGGACATCGCGGTGACGGGCTTCGACGGGATACCGCTGGGGAGGGTGGTGCGGCCTTCGCTGACGACGGTGCGGCAGCCGATGCGGAGGCTCGGGGAGGAGGCGGTGGAGCTGCTGGTGCGGCGGCTGGGGGATCGGTCGCTGGAACCGGCGTCGCTGATGCTGCCGGTGAGTGTGGTGCGGAGGGGGAGCTGTGGGTGCTCCGTTGCCGGGGGCTGA
- a CDS encoding TPM domain-containing protein gives MTPPESRARIPRTALLAVLLGLGGWSVAAAPDITPPAGRAAAAVPADDPVRLSSDGQITDKAGALGSRRGDVAQALNKLYADHRLQLFVVYVRDFSGRSAQSWADTTATRNGLGRDDVLLAVATKDRQFAYSVDQDSRLSDAQLAEVSATAVKPALRENDWAGAAVGAANGYAAVLSGSPVPTPVITPGVHDPGAEDGAAGDLVLPVVAVGGAGALAAYAYSRRKRNRAGTPGRAAPEAAPALTPLPELDGRAKKALVETDDAIRTSDEELGFATAQFGEAAARPFAEALAYAKGELTAAFKIRQQLDDAFAEDDPTRRRMLDEILARCAEANRRLDAESDSFDQLRELERNAPAALDTAEAAFRSLTGRTSSAESTLRAMNDRYAESAAAPVAGHVEQAKDRLVFATGNLNQARQLLVAGDNSQAAVFLRAAEGAVDQAGTLVDAVERRERELAEADGQLEVALTETDTDLADARGLLGGTTPGTSTADLRGRIARAEAVVRDVREETRAGRYDPIDALRRIEEADAALDEALAGARERESAGRRARDLLGQATLTARAAIGAAADYITTHRGAVGSRARTRLAEAQRHLEQSAAQAEGDAPAALAEAQRADALAREAQNLAEQDVRGFGGPYGGGGGGISGGEGGGLNGAVLGGIILGGILNGGRGGGSYGGGFGGGGGGGGFGGGAGPGSFGGGDTRGRRGGGGRF, from the coding sequence GTGACGCCTCCCGAGAGCCGCGCCCGGATACCCCGTACCGCCCTGCTGGCCGTCCTCCTCGGCCTCGGCGGATGGTCCGTCGCGGCAGCACCGGACATCACACCCCCGGCCGGACGGGCAGCGGCAGCGGTCCCCGCCGACGATCCCGTCCGCCTCTCCTCCGACGGTCAGATCACCGACAAGGCCGGTGCCCTCGGTTCCCGGCGCGGCGACGTCGCCCAGGCCCTCAACAAGCTCTACGCCGACCACCGCCTCCAGCTCTTCGTCGTCTACGTCCGTGACTTCTCCGGCCGCTCCGCCCAGAGCTGGGCCGACACCACCGCCACCCGCAACGGCCTCGGCCGCGACGACGTACTACTGGCCGTCGCGACGAAGGACCGGCAGTTCGCGTACTCCGTGGACCAGGACTCCCGGCTCAGCGACGCCCAGCTCGCCGAGGTCTCCGCCACCGCCGTCAAGCCCGCCCTCCGCGAGAACGACTGGGCCGGTGCCGCCGTCGGCGCCGCGAACGGGTACGCCGCCGTCCTCTCCGGCAGCCCCGTCCCCACCCCGGTCATCACCCCCGGCGTCCACGACCCCGGTGCCGAGGACGGCGCGGCCGGGGATCTGGTGCTCCCCGTCGTCGCCGTCGGCGGTGCGGGAGCCCTCGCGGCGTACGCGTACAGCCGCCGGAAGCGGAATCGCGCGGGCACCCCCGGAAGGGCCGCCCCGGAAGCAGCCCCCGCCCTCACGCCCCTCCCCGAGCTCGACGGCCGCGCCAAGAAGGCCCTCGTCGAGACCGACGACGCGATCCGTACCAGTGACGAGGAACTCGGCTTCGCCACCGCCCAGTTCGGGGAGGCTGCGGCGCGGCCGTTCGCGGAAGCGCTCGCGTACGCGAAGGGGGAGCTGACGGCCGCGTTCAAGATCCGGCAGCAGCTCGACGACGCGTTCGCGGAGGACGATCCGACCAGGCGGAGGATGCTCGACGAGATCCTCGCGCGCTGCGCCGAGGCCAATCGCCGCCTCGACGCCGAGTCCGACTCCTTCGACCAGCTGCGCGAGCTGGAGCGCAACGCTCCGGCCGCCCTCGACACCGCCGAGGCCGCCTTCCGCAGCCTGACCGGCCGTACGAGCAGTGCCGAAAGCACCCTGCGGGCGATGAACGACCGGTACGCGGAGTCCGCCGCCGCCCCCGTCGCCGGGCACGTCGAACAGGCCAAGGACCGGCTCGTCTTCGCCACCGGCAACCTCAACCAGGCCCGCCAGCTCCTCGTCGCCGGCGACAACAGCCAGGCCGCCGTGTTCCTGCGGGCGGCCGAGGGCGCGGTCGACCAGGCGGGGACACTGGTGGACGCGGTGGAGCGGCGGGAGCGTGAACTGGCGGAGGCGGACGGGCAGTTGGAGGTGGCACTGACCGAGACCGACACCGATCTCGCCGACGCGCGCGGACTCCTCGGCGGTACGACGCCGGGCACCAGCACCGCCGACCTGCGGGGGCGCATCGCGCGGGCCGAGGCCGTCGTACGCGACGTACGGGAGGAGACCCGGGCCGGGAGGTACGACCCGATCGACGCCCTGCGGCGGATCGAGGAGGCCGATGCCGCGCTCGACGAGGCCCTCGCCGGGGCGCGGGAGCGCGAGAGCGCCGGGCGGCGGGCCCGGGACCTCCTGGGGCAGGCCACGCTCACCGCCCGCGCCGCCATCGGAGCGGCGGCCGACTACATCACCACCCACCGCGGCGCGGTCGGCAGCCGGGCCAGGACCCGGCTCGCGGAGGCACAGCGGCACCTGGAGCAGTCGGCGGCGCAGGCCGAGGGCGACGCACCGGCGGCCCTCGCCGAGGCCCAGCGCGCGGACGCCCTCGCCCGCGAGGCGCAGAACCTGGCCGAGCAGGACGTACGCGGCTTCGGCGGACCGTACGGAGGAGGGGGCGGCGGCATCAGCGGCGGGGAGGGCGGCGGCCTCAACGGGGCCGTGCTCGGCGGCATCATCCTCGGCGGGATCCTCAACGGAGGGCGCGGCGGGGGAAGTTACGGGGGCGGGTTCGGAGGAGGAGGCGGGGGCGGCGGATTCGGAGGGGGCGCGGGACCCGGCAGTTTCGGCGGCGGCGACACCCGGGGCCGCCGGGGCGGCGGCGGCCGGTTCTAG
- a CDS encoding PspA/IM30 family protein: protein MSKQSIIGRVTQLAKANINALLDQAEDPQKMLDQLIRDYTANIAEAEEAVASTIGNLRLLEQDHREDVDAAHEWGGKASAASRKADELRAGGSAAEADTFDGLAKVALQRQLQAEKEARTAEPTIASQTEVVNGLKDGLTKMKGKLAELTSKRDELVARAKSAQAQNSMMDAARNINVLDPTSELSRFEDKVRREEARAMGKQELAASSLDAQFEQLDSLGDDAEIEARLAALKNK, encoded by the coding sequence ATGTCCAAGCAGTCCATCATCGGCCGGGTCACCCAGCTCGCCAAGGCGAACATCAACGCACTGCTCGACCAGGCCGAGGATCCGCAGAAGATGCTCGACCAGCTCATCCGCGACTACACGGCCAACATCGCCGAGGCGGAGGAGGCGGTCGCCTCCACCATCGGCAACCTGCGGCTCCTGGAGCAGGACCACCGCGAGGACGTCGACGCCGCGCACGAGTGGGGCGGGAAGGCTTCGGCGGCCAGCCGCAAGGCCGACGAGCTGCGGGCGGGCGGTTCGGCCGCGGAGGCCGACACGTTCGACGGGCTGGCCAAGGTGGCGTTGCAGCGGCAGCTCCAGGCCGAGAAGGAGGCCAGGACCGCCGAACCGACGATCGCCTCGCAGACCGAGGTGGTGAACGGACTCAAGGACGGGCTGACGAAGATGAAGGGCAAGTTGGCCGAACTTACCTCGAAGCGCGACGAGTTGGTGGCGCGGGCGAAGTCGGCGCAGGCCCAGAACTCCATGATGGACGCGGCTCGGAACATCAACGTCCTCGACCCGACGAGCGAGCTGAGCCGCTTCGAGGACAAGGTGCGGCGCGAGGAGGCGCGGGCGATGGGCAAGCAGGAGCTGGCCGCCTCCTCGCTGGACGCCCAGTTCGAGCAGTTGGACAGCCTGGGCGACGACGCGGAGATCGAAGCCAGGCTGGCCGCCCTCAAGAACAAGTGA
- a CDS encoding SpoIIE family protein phosphatase yields the protein MWQSSPPGSIYDYIKVASFSLAADGRVEQWSRRAEELFGVLAHEVVGRDPVEVFVPEEYRTRGHREVAEILDGKEWTGLVPFRMPEAALGADGGGGAEGIAEIYVMPSETQTGERGALCLVVDVKALRRIETDLAASQAIFGQSPFGFLLFGTDLAVQRTNRRFAEVFGGDADAHRGRTVHDYLAAPEAERVTAALRRVLDTGEAMTDIQITGTEPGSSERRHWSVNLYRVHSGSGRPVGVAGLATDVTRRHRAAREAADARRNLALLNEAGSRIGNSLDLETTARELLGVAVPGFCDVASVDLYQGLLTGDEAPPGVTDGSAELRRVAFASAVSDAPLAAPGCVGPGEDPAAITVGAVHRYPFGTPCAKALGSARTRAVPGGEGDLVHSTLAVPMVAHDTVIGLVQFSRTKGSEPFGERDRALAAELASRAAVCMDNARLYRREHERALILQRSLLPPGDPEAAGLDIACRYLPGNTATEVGGDWFDVIELPGHRTALVVGDVMGRGLRAAVAMGELRTAVRTLALLDLEPAEVLSALDEIARGLGTPSGAQQASRAAHKSREADLSEVYLATCVYAVYDPVTRRCTFANAGHLPPMVVEPGEEPLLLDVPPGMPLGVGGEPFEEVEVELPEGSLLALYTDGLVESRDHPLEEGLRDFRTALSGPARPSPGHHPAASALRAGPFHSLEDVCDHVLSTLDTRHGEDDIALLMARIQGLPAASVGDWRLPREPRSVGRARELARAQLVSWGLEDLVDTTELLVSELVTNALRYGEGEVRLRLLLDRTLVCEVWDAGLVQPRRRRARDTDEGGRGLQLVGLLSAAWGARRTPRGKTVWFELALPDGESAEPAELTVDQLLSMY from the coding sequence CTGTGGCAGTCCAGCCCGCCCGGGTCGATCTACGACTACATCAAGGTGGCCTCCTTCTCGCTGGCCGCCGACGGCCGCGTCGAGCAGTGGAGCCGACGGGCCGAGGAGCTCTTCGGCGTCCTGGCGCACGAGGTCGTGGGCCGGGACCCGGTCGAGGTCTTCGTGCCCGAGGAGTACCGCACACGGGGGCACCGCGAGGTGGCCGAGATCCTCGACGGCAAGGAGTGGACGGGCCTCGTCCCGTTCCGGATGCCCGAGGCGGCGCTCGGTGCGGACGGTGGCGGCGGTGCCGAGGGGATCGCCGAGATCTATGTGATGCCCAGCGAGACGCAGACGGGCGAACGCGGTGCGCTCTGCCTCGTCGTCGACGTCAAAGCCCTGCGGCGGATCGAAACCGACCTCGCCGCATCACAGGCCATTTTCGGTCAATCTCCCTTCGGCTTCCTGCTGTTCGGCACCGACCTCGCGGTGCAGCGCACCAACCGGCGGTTCGCCGAGGTGTTCGGCGGCGACGCCGACGCGCACCGGGGCCGTACCGTGCACGACTACCTCGCCGCCCCCGAGGCCGAGCGGGTCACCGCCGCCCTGCGCCGGGTCCTGGACACCGGCGAGGCCATGACCGACATCCAGATCACCGGCACCGAACCCGGCAGCTCCGAGCGCCGCCACTGGTCCGTCAACCTCTACCGGGTGCACAGCGGTTCCGGCCGCCCGGTCGGGGTCGCGGGCCTGGCCACCGACGTCACCCGCCGCCACCGGGCCGCCCGCGAGGCCGCCGACGCCCGGCGCAACCTCGCCCTCCTCAACGAGGCGGGCTCCCGCATAGGCAACAGCCTTGACCTGGAGACCACGGCCCGCGAACTGCTCGGCGTCGCCGTCCCCGGCTTCTGCGACGTCGCCTCCGTCGACCTCTACCAGGGGCTGCTGACCGGCGACGAGGCCCCGCCGGGGGTCACCGACGGCAGCGCCGAACTGCGCCGCGTCGCCTTCGCGTCGGCCGTCTCGGACGCGCCGCTCGCCGCGCCCGGCTGCGTCGGCCCGGGGGAGGACCCGGCGGCGATCACCGTCGGAGCCGTCCACCGCTACCCCTTCGGCACGCCCTGCGCGAAGGCGCTGGGCAGCGCCCGCACCCGCGCCGTGCCCGGTGGGGAGGGCGACCTGGTGCACTCCACGCTCGCCGTGCCGATGGTCGCCCACGACACGGTGATCGGGCTCGTCCAGTTCTCCCGTACGAAGGGCAGCGAGCCCTTCGGGGAGCGTGACCGGGCACTGGCCGCCGAACTCGCCTCCCGGGCAGCCGTCTGCATGGACAACGCCCGGCTCTACCGCAGGGAGCACGAGCGCGCGCTGATCCTCCAGCGCAGTCTGCTCCCGCCGGGCGACCCCGAGGCCGCCGGGCTCGATATCGCCTGCCGCTATCTGCCGGGCAACACGGCCACCGAGGTCGGCGGCGACTGGTTCGACGTCATCGAACTCCCCGGTCACCGAACCGCGTTGGTCGTCGGCGACGTCATGGGCCGGGGCCTGCGCGCGGCCGTCGCCATGGGCGAACTCCGTACCGCCGTACGTACCTTGGCCCTACTGGATCTCGAACCGGCCGAAGTGCTCAGTGCGTTGGACGAGATCGCACGCGGACTCGGCACCCCCAGCGGCGCCCAGCAGGCGTCCAGGGCCGCCCACAAGTCCCGCGAGGCCGACCTCTCCGAGGTGTACCTCGCGACCTGCGTGTACGCGGTCTACGACCCGGTCACCCGCCGATGTACGTTCGCCAACGCGGGCCACCTGCCGCCCATGGTGGTCGAGCCGGGGGAGGAGCCGCTGCTCCTCGACGTACCGCCCGGCATGCCGCTCGGCGTCGGCGGCGAACCCTTCGAAGAGGTCGAGGTCGAACTCCCGGAGGGGTCCCTCCTCGCCCTCTACACCGACGGCCTGGTCGAGTCCCGCGACCACCCCCTGGAGGAGGGCCTGCGCGACTTCCGTACGGCGCTGAGCGGGCCCGCCCGCCCGTCGCCCGGCCATCACCCCGCGGCGTCGGCGCTGCGGGCAGGCCCCTTCCACTCCCTGGAAGACGTCTGCGACCACGTCCTGAGCACCCTGGACACCCGCCACGGCGAGGACGACATCGCCCTTCTGATGGCCCGCATCCAGGGCCTCCCCGCGGCCTCGGTCGGCGACTGGCGGCTGCCGCGCGAACCCCGCTCGGTGGGCCGGGCCCGCGAACTGGCCCGCGCCCAGCTGGTCTCCTGGGGCCTCGAAGACCTCGTGGACACCACGGAGCTGCTGGTCAGTGAGCTGGTCACCAACGCCCTGCGCTACGGAGAGGGCGAGGTCCGCCTCCGCCTCCTCCTCGACCGCACCCTCGTCTGCGAGGTGTGGGACGCGGGCCTCGTCCAGCCGAGGCGACGGCGGGCCCGCGACACCGACGAGGGTGGGCGCGGCCTCCAGCTGGTCGGACTGCTCAGCGCGGCGTGGGGGGCCAGGCGCACACCGCGCGGCAAGACGGTCTGGTTCGAACTGGCCCTGCCGGACGGCGAGTCGGCGGAACCCGCCGAACTGACCGTGGACCAGCTCCTGAGCATGTACTGA
- a CDS encoding ATP-binding protein: protein MVGVLDIEGACAEWTFPAEPDAVRTARHAVRDALRDWGLGELVDVSVLLVSELVTNSLRYASGPIGVRLVRLATTGPLPGTAAPAPAVLRVEVSDPLPDPPRERAAGPDDEGGRGIQLVACSAQRWGTRRGKSGKTVWFELALPG, encoded by the coding sequence GTGGTCGGCGTGCTGGACATTGAAGGCGCCTGCGCCGAGTGGACCTTCCCTGCCGAGCCCGACGCGGTCCGCACCGCGCGGCACGCGGTGCGCGACGCCCTGCGCGACTGGGGCCTCGGGGAACTCGTCGACGTCAGCGTCCTGCTGGTCAGCGAGCTGGTGACCAATTCCCTGCGGTACGCGTCCGGGCCGATCGGCGTTCGGTTGGTGAGGCTCGCCACCACCGGACCCCTCCCCGGAACCGCCGCGCCCGCCCCCGCCGTCCTGCGGGTGGAGGTCTCCGATCCGCTTCCGGATCCACCCCGGGAGCGGGCGGCCGGACCCGACGACGAGGGAGGGCGCGGAATTCAGCTGGTCGCCTGCTCCGCACAGCGCTGGGGGACCCGGCGCGGAAAGAGCGGCAAGACAGTGTGGTTCGAGCTGGCTCTGCCCGGTTAG